The following coding sequences lie in one Monomorium pharaonis isolate MP-MQ-018 chromosome 1, ASM1337386v2, whole genome shotgun sequence genomic window:
- the LOC105836395 gene encoding DDRGK domain-containing protein 1 isoform X2, whose product MAQAVRLRRVGAMRNVRRRMQGNVNYQPEEDDGRNHDQDNNEDRDDKIELPDYKVGAKKRAKLAAKAEKKIQREAAERDREERKKREQLLQDERNKQVEKEHAEQLRVEEAERKIKEEKEKREYEEYLKMKETFSIEEEGYEQENKECEENLLKEFLAYIKLNKILVLEDLAAHFGLKTASVVERVQQLQANGNLTGVIDDRGKFIYISQEELQAVTKFVQQRGRVSITELAENSNNLINLIPAKSCSISTN is encoded by the coding sequence ATGGCTCAAGCTGTCCGATTGAGGCGAGTAGGTGCCATGAGAAATGTCAGACGTCGTATGCAAGGAAATGTTAATTACCAACCTGAGGAAGACGACGGACGTAATCATGACCAAGATAACAATGAAGACAGAGATGATAAAATAGAGTTGCCAGATTATAAAGTAGGAGCAAAGAAACGAGCAAAATTAGCGGCTAAAGCTGAAAAGAAAATTCAAAGAGAAGCAGCTGAACGAGATAGAGAAGAACGTAAAAAACGAGAGCAACTTTTGCAAGATGAAAGGAACAAACAGGTTGAGAAGGAACATGCCGAACAATTACGAGTCGAAGAAGCAGaaaggaaaattaaagaagaaaaagagaaacgagaatacgaagaatatttgaaaatgaaaGAAACTTTTAGTATAGAGGAGGAAGGTTACGAACAGGAAAATAAGGAATGCgaggaaaatttattgaaagaatTTCTTGCATATATAAAGTTGAACAAAATACTGGTTTTAGAAGATCTAGCTGCACATTTTGGACTAAAAACAGCAAGTGTAGTTGAAAGAGTTCAACAATTGCAAGCTAATGGTAATTTAACTGGTGTAATTGATGATAgaggaaaatttatttatatatcgcaAGAAGAACTTCAAGCTGTTACAAAATTTGTGCAACAACGTGGTCGAGTTAGTATCACTGAATTAGctgaaaattcaaataatctaattaatttgattcCTGCAAAAAGCTGTAGCATTTCAACTAATTAG
- the LOC105836395 gene encoding DDRGK domain-containing protein 1 isoform X1, whose amino-acid sequence MDVYLCTFTAAAIIVLIVICTAFIQVTQKVRTNARDARMAQAVRLRRVGAMRNVRRRMQGNVNYQPEEDDGRNHDQDNNEDRDDKIELPDYKVGAKKRAKLAAKAEKKIQREAAERDREERKKREQLLQDERNKQVEKEHAEQLRVEEAERKIKEEKEKREYEEYLKMKETFSIEEEGYEQENKECEENLLKEFLAYIKLNKILVLEDLAAHFGLKTASVVERVQQLQANGNLTGVIDDRGKFIYISQEELQAVTKFVQQRGRVSITELAENSNNLINLIPAKSCSISTN is encoded by the exons ATGGATGTTTATCTGTGTACATTTACCGCCGCAGCAATTATTGTACTAATTGTTATATGTACCGCTTTTATACAAG TTACACAGAAAGTACGAACCAATGCTCGAGATGCTAGAATGGCTCAAGCTGTCCGATTGAGGCGAGTAGGTGCCATGAGAAATGTCAGACGTCGTATGCAAGGAAATGTTAATTACCAACCTGAGGAAGACGACGGACGTAATCATGACCAAGATAACAATGAAGACAGAGATGATAAAATAGAGTTGCCAGATTATAAAGTAGGAGCAAAGAAACGAGCAAAATTAGCGGCTAAAGCTGAAAAGAAAATTCAAAGAGAAGCAGCTGAACGAGATAGAGAAGAACGTAAAAAACGAGAGCAACTTTTGCAAGATGAAAGGAACAAACAGGTTGAGAAGGAACATGCCGAACAATTACGAGTCGAAGAAGCAGaaaggaaaattaaagaagaaaaagagaaacgagaatacgaagaatatttgaaaatgaaaGAAACTTTTAGTATAGAGGAGGAAGGTTACGAACAGGAAAATAAGGAATGCgaggaaaatttattgaaagaatTTCTTGCATATATAAAGTTGAACAAAATACTGGTTTTAGAAGATCTAGCTGCACATTTTGGACTAAAAACAGCAAGTGTAGTTGAAAGAGTTCAACAATTGCAAGCTAATGGTAATTTAACTGGTGTAATTGATGATAgaggaaaatttatttatatatcgcaAGAAGAACTTCAAGCTGTTACAAAATTTGTGCAACAACGTGGTCGAGTTAGTATCACTGAATTAGctgaaaattcaaataatctaattaatttgattcCTGCAAAAAGCTGTAGCATTTCAACTAATTAG